In the Nocardioides panaciterrulae genome, CGGAGACCCAGGCCCGATCGGTGGCCGCCGGGTCGACCTGGTGGCGCACGAACGGCGTGGTGGACGTCGCCGCCAGCCGGTCCGCCGGCACCTCCCGCACCCCCGTCACAGCGGACATCCTCGCCCCCGTCTCGGCAGGACGCGGCCCCGCCCCGCACAATGGGCCCGTGAGCGAACCCCTGGTCCTCGGCATCGAGACGTCGTGCGACGAGACCGGCGTCGGCCTCGTGCGCGGGCACACCCTGCTCGCCGACGCGGTCGCGAGCAGCGTCGAGGAGCACGCCCGCTTCGGCGGCGTGGTGCCGGAGGTCGCGAGCCGGGCCCACCTCGAGGCAATGGTCCCGACCATCGAGCGGGCCTGCGAGACCGCCGGCGTGCGACTGCACGACGTCGACGCGGTCGCGGTGACCAGCGGTCCCGGCCTGGCCGGCGCGCTGCTCGTCGGCGTCGCCGCCGCCAAGGCGCTGGCGATCGGGCTCGGCAAGCCGCTCTACGGCGTCAACCACCTCGCCTCCCACGTCGCCGTCGACCAGCTCGAGCACGGACCGCTCCCGGAGCCCTGCCTGGCGATGCTGGTCAGCGGCGGTCACTCCAGCCTGCTGCGGGTCGAGGACGTCACCACGGGCGTCGACCCGCTGGGCTCCACCATCGACGACGCGGCGGGGGAGGCCTTCGACAAGGTCGCCCGGCTGCTCGGACTGCCGTTCCCCGGCGGGCCGCACATCGACCGCGCCGCCCGCGAGGGCAGCAGCGTCTACATCGACTTCCCGCGCGGGCTGACCTCGCGGCGCGACCTCGAGCGGCACCGCTTCGACTTCTCGTTCTCCGGCCTGAAGACCGCGGTGGCCCGCTGGGTCGAGGCCCGCGAGCGGGCCGGGGAGCCGGTCCCGGTGAACGACGTGGCCGCCTCGTTCCAGGAGGCGGTCTGCGACGTGCTGACCCGCAAGGCCGTCGACGCCGCGGTCACCGAGGGCATCGACCACATCCTCATCGGCGGGGGCGTGGCCGCGAACTCCCGGCTCCGCTCGATGGCCGAGGAACGCGCCACCGCCCGGGGGCTGCGGGTGCGGGTGCCCCGGCCGGGGCTGTGCACCGACAACGGCGCGATGGTCGCCGCCCTCGGCGCCGAGATGGTGGCCCGCGGCCGCACCCCCTCCGCGCTCGACCTGCCCGCGGACTCCTCCCAGCCGGTCACCAGCGTCCTGGTCTGACGCCCGGGCCGCGCCGAGTCGGCGCTGGTTGACGCCGGGGCCACGCCGAGTCGGCGCTGGTTGACGCCGGGGCGACGCCGAGTCGGCGCTGGTTGACGCCGTACGGCGGTGCCGGGCGTCAACGAGCGCCGACTCGGCGATCACTCGGAGAAGACGTACTCGGCCCGCATCTCGGGGTTCCCGCCCGGGGCCGGCCCGGCCACGACCTGGGGGTCGTGACCGTCCAGGCCCACCTTCTCCAGCGACCAGGCGTTGCTCTTCGTGTCCACCACCCCCGCGACGAGGTGCTCCGCGTCCGACCACGCCACCCGGCTCACCGCAGCGTCCGGCCCGGCGGGCTCGAAGCCGGTGACCTGCTGCAGGTTCAGGTCCAGCACGGACACGCCGGCCACCATGTTGTTCTCGTAGTACCCGCCGAGCAGGTGAGCGCCGTCCGGGGCGAACGCCAGCGAGTAGACGTCGCAGTTGCGCGCCACCACCTTCTCGGCGACCGGGTCGTAGAGGCCGGAGCAGCCCAGGTCGTGGCCCTGGGTCGCCGGGAACGTGGCCGCCCAGAGGTGCCCGTCGGGGCTGACGTCCTCCACCCGCAGCGGTTCGCTCGTGTGCAGGTCGTGGAATCCCTCGGGGGTCAGCTCCCCGCTGGTCGAGGTGCCGTCGCCGACCAGCAGGTGCTGGGCGTCGAGGACGGCGTCGATGCTGCCCGCGGCCTCGCCGGGCATGGGGATGCCGGGCAGCTCGGTCGGCACCGCCGCCCCGGTCGCGAGCACCCGGACGGTGAAGTCCTTCGCGACCCATGCCACGGCGTGGTCGTCGGCGCTCATGGTGATCGCGTTGCTCTGCACCGGGTACTGCTCGTCCAGGGTCCCGTCGGCCGAGTAGACGCGGACCGCGTAGGGCTTCGACAGGCCCATGACGATCCGGCCGTCGGTGAGTACGCCGTAGTTCGCCACGTCGGAGTTGTCGACACCCACCCGGACGGTCCTGCCGTCCGGCATCGTGACCTCGCCGTCGTGCAGGACCGCGGTGTGCGCGGTGCGGGGAAGTGAGGGAGCGGGCTGCGGCGGGTCGGCCCGGTCCAGCCGGCCGGACAGCGCCGCGGGCACCACCGCGACCACCGCCACGGCCGCGGCGAGCGCACCGACGGCCGCTGCCCGGCGGCGGCGTCGGATCGAGCGCGCCTTGCCGCGCACGTCCTCGAAGGAGAGCGGGGCGCCGTGGATGTGCTCCGCGTGGCGCTCCAGCTCCCGGACGAAGGTCTCCTCGGTCATCGCTCCTCCTCCGTGTCAGTCGTGGCGTCGTGGTCGTGGGGTCGGTGCCTGGGGTCGAGGTCGGCAGGGGTCCGCAGTCGCAGGGACGCCAGCGCCCGGCTGGTCTGGGACTTCACGGTGCCGACCGAGATGCCGAGCACCTCGGCGGTCTCGGCCTCGGACAGCTGCTCGTAGTAGCGGAGCACGACCACGGCACGAGCCTTCGGCGGCAGGGTCTGCACGACCGCCCACACGGCGGCGCCGAGCCCCTCGTCGTACGCGTCGAGGACGGGCGCACCCTCCGGGACCCGGTCGGTGGCGTGCTCGCGACGCTTCCAGGGGCGCCGCCACAGCGAGTTGTTCTCGTTGACCATGATCCGGCGGACGTAGGCGTCCACGTGGTCGCGGTCGCGCACCCGGTCCCAGGCGAGGTAGAGCTTGGCCAGCGAGGTCTGCAGCAGGTCCTCGGCCTGGTGCCGGTCGCCGGTCAGCAGGTACGCCGTGCGCAGCAGGCGCGGCTGCCGTGCCTCCAGGTAGGCCGTGAAGTCGGCGTCGCGGTCGAGCTGGCGCACCGTCGCACCGTCCCCCCGTCCCGCACCCGAGTGTGCTGTGGTCTGCATTGTCTCCTCCGTCCTCACGGGGGAAGGACGCGGGCGCGCCTCGGGAGGTTGCATCCGACCGGCCGGCCGCCGACCACTGCCTCCCTAGGGTGTGGGGGAGACGTGTCGGGCCCGGGACCGGGCCGTGAGGAGAGGACTACGCATGCAGCAGGTGAAGGCGGTCGTCGCGCGCGCCAAGGGCGCGCCGGTGGAGGTCGTGACGATCAACGTGCCGGACCCCGGGCCGGGGGAGGCGCTGGTGAAGGTGCAGGCCTGCGGGGTCTGCCACACCGACCTGCACTACCGCGAGGGTGGCATCAACGACGACTTCCCGTTCCTGCTCGGCCACGAGGCCGCGGGCGTGGTGGAGGCCGTCGGCGAGGGCGTCACCGACGTCGCACCGGGTGACTTCGTGGTGCTGAACTGGCGCGCGGTGTGCGGGGAGTGCCGGGCCTGCAAGCGTGGGGAGCCGTGGTACTGCTTCGCCACCCACAACGCCACCCAGAAGATGACGCTCGCCGAGGGGGAGGGGGCCGGCACCGAGCTGACCCCGGC is a window encoding:
- the tsaD gene encoding tRNA (adenosine(37)-N6)-threonylcarbamoyltransferase complex transferase subunit TsaD gives rise to the protein MSEPLVLGIETSCDETGVGLVRGHTLLADAVASSVEEHARFGGVVPEVASRAHLEAMVPTIERACETAGVRLHDVDAVAVTSGPGLAGALLVGVAAAKALAIGLGKPLYGVNHLASHVAVDQLEHGPLPEPCLAMLVSGGHSSLLRVEDVTTGVDPLGSTIDDAAGEAFDKVARLLGLPFPGGPHIDRAAREGSSVYIDFPRGLTSRRDLERHRFDFSFSGLKTAVARWVEARERAGEPVPVNDVAASFQEAVCDVLTRKAVDAAVTEGIDHILIGGGVAANSRLRSMAEERATARGLRVRVPRPGLCTDNGAMVAALGAEMVARGRTPSALDLPADSSQPVTSVLV
- a CDS encoding WD40 repeat domain-containing protein, with product MTEETFVRELERHAEHIHGAPLSFEDVRGKARSIRRRRRAAAVGALAAAVAVVAVVPAALSGRLDRADPPQPAPSLPRTAHTAVLHDGEVTMPDGRTVRVGVDNSDVANYGVLTDGRIVMGLSKPYAVRVYSADGTLDEQYPVQSNAITMSADDHAVAWVAKDFTVRVLATGAAVPTELPGIPMPGEAAGSIDAVLDAQHLLVGDGTSTSGELTPEGFHDLHTSEPLRVEDVSPDGHLWAATFPATQGHDLGCSGLYDPVAEKVVARNCDVYSLAFAPDGAHLLGGYYENNMVAGVSVLDLNLQQVTGFEPAGPDAAVSRVAWSDAEHLVAGVVDTKSNAWSLEKVGLDGHDPQVVAGPAPGGNPEMRAEYVFSE
- a CDS encoding SigE family RNA polymerase sigma factor, with the translated sequence MRQLDRDADFTAYLEARQPRLLRTAYLLTGDRHQAEDLLQTSLAKLYLAWDRVRDRDHVDAYVRRIMVNENNSLWRRPWKRREHATDRVPEGAPVLDAYDEGLGAAVWAVVQTLPPKARAVVVLRYYEQLSEAETAEVLGISVGTVKSQTSRALASLRLRTPADLDPRHRPHDHDATTDTEEER